Below is a window of Streptomyces qaidamensis DNA.
ACCGGCGGCTCGGCCGACCGGCCCGCCCTGCGGTTCGGCGAGCGCTCGCTGACGTACGGAGAACTCGCCGCCGCGGCCGGTGCGACGGCCGAACGCATCGGGGACGCCCGCCGGGTCGCCGTCTGTGCGACGCCCACGATGGAGACGGCCGTCGCCGTCGTCGCCGCGCTGCTGGCCGGGGTGCCCGCCGTGCCGCTCAACCCCAAGTCCGGCGAGAAGGAACTCGGGCACATCCTGACCGACAGCGCCCCCGACCTGGTGCTCACGGCGCCCGACGACCAACTCCCGGACCCTGTACGAGACTTGGCCCGGCTCGACGTCGATGTGCACGGCACCGGCACCGCCCCCGCGGAGCCCGCGGACGAGGGCGCCCCGGCCCTGATCGTCTACACCTCCGGCACCACCGGCCCGCCCAAGGGCGCCGTCGTCCCGCGCCGGGCCATCGCGAGCACCCTCGACGCGCTGGCCGACGCCTGGCAGTGGACCGGCGACGACGTCCTCGTCCACGGACTGCCGCTGTTCCACGTGCACGGCCTGGTCCTGGGCACCCTCGGCCCGCTGCGGCGCGGCGGGTCGGTGCGGCACCTGGGCCGTTTCAGCACCCAGGGCGTCGCCCGCGAGCTCAACGCCGGCGCGACCATGCTGTTCGGCGTGCCGACGATGTACCACCGGATCGCCGAGGCCGTGACCGGCGACCCGGAACTGGTGAAGGCGCTGGCCGGGGCGCGGCTGCTGGTCTCCGGCTCCGCGGCGCTGCCCGTG
It encodes the following:
- a CDS encoding acyl-CoA synthetase; the encoded protein is MTSLFPALTGGSADRPALRFGERSLTYGELAAAAGATAERIGDARRVAVCATPTMETAVAVVAALLAGVPAVPLNPKSGEKELGHILTDSAPDLVLTAPDDQLPDPVRDLARLDVDVHGTGTAPAEPADEGAPALIVYTSGTTGPPKGAVVPRRAIASTLDALADAWQWTGDDVLVHGLPLFHVHGLVLGTLGPLRRGGSVRHLGRFSTQGVARELNAGATMLFGVPTMYHRIAEAVTGDPELVKALAGARLLVSGSAALPVHDHGRIATATGRRVIERYGMTETLMNTSVRADGEARPGTVGVPLPGVELRLVEEDGSEVAAYDGETVGEIQVRGPNLFTEYLNRPDATAAAFTADGWFRTGDMAVREPDGYVRIVGRKATDLIKSGGYKIGAGEIENALLEHPGVREAAVTGEPDADLGERIVAWIVPADPQSPPGLEELAGHVARRLAPHKRPRVVHHLGALPRNDMGKIMKRALADG